In a single window of the Burkholderia contaminans genome:
- a CDS encoding H-NS histone family protein, translating into MSMLAVLDERIEALRSIERREALAQGLIDRFVLSLREEFDGAAVRPVVSRPAVVQPARDPKVYGVYRDPATGQTWDGAARQPKWLKGKQCELYLVIG; encoded by the coding sequence ATGAGCATGCTTGCCGTGCTCGACGAACGTATTGAGGCGCTACGCTCCATCGAGCGGCGTGAAGCGCTGGCGCAGGGCCTGATCGACCGATTCGTGTTGTCGCTGCGCGAAGAGTTTGACGGGGCTGCAGTTCGGCCGGTTGTATCTCGGCCCGCCGTAGTGCAGCCAGCCCGGGACCCAAAGGTCTATGGTGTCTACCGTGATCCGGCAACGGGGCAGACATGGGACGGGGCGGCTCGACAGCCGAAGTGGCTGAAAGGTAAGCAATGCGAGTTGTATTTGGTAATCGGATGA
- a CDS encoding DUF6708 domain-containing protein — MSLLRPTLPEKENGTYFILPKAGEPPQVGAEADAWQMVAKINPAYLEFSKTARTTHKSFGLFASVWGGGGLGFLGMLPMVACSWMEVDKNGWDLPIIGTLILAICLWFAIGVPLRLLHRPHSPILLSRRLRRFYQWQGKKGGWTALDYDQVVPYVTRVTAVSPTGTVTSFFLDVGVLKPGTRKVTRFIRLSDPAIAVLPPAELWEFVRAYMDGPSEKVPPIEYRIPEGQEHGIHARMDRDLNPGMVDKEHRLKPGMFYKVYFASEAMVGYWSDRLIPWMERRAPRPPMPAELAEAMHWEGENPYRMNPPSDIEQKAIDGQLPHMNRRWFIGMLLSTLMWGGTFVGMVAVGWWMAFDPSLG, encoded by the coding sequence ATGAGCCTGCTGCGTCCGACCTTGCCGGAAAAGGAAAACGGCACCTACTTCATCTTGCCCAAGGCAGGTGAACCGCCGCAGGTGGGTGCTGAAGCGGATGCCTGGCAGATGGTGGCCAAGATCAACCCGGCCTATCTGGAGTTCAGTAAAACGGCTCGGACCACACATAAGTCGTTCGGCCTATTCGCGAGCGTCTGGGGTGGCGGTGGACTTGGGTTTCTAGGCATGCTCCCCATGGTGGCTTGTTCGTGGATGGAAGTGGACAAAAATGGGTGGGATTTACCTATTATTGGCACACTTATTCTGGCGATATGCCTATGGTTTGCCATCGGCGTCCCCCTCCGCCTGCTGCACCGTCCGCATTCCCCCATCCTGTTGAGCCGCCGCCTGCGTCGGTTTTACCAATGGCAAGGTAAGAAGGGGGGCTGGACGGCACTGGACTACGATCAGGTGGTTCCCTATGTAACGCGCGTAACAGCCGTCAGTCCCACTGGCACAGTCACCTCGTTTTTTCTGGATGTGGGCGTGCTGAAACCGGGTACGCGCAAGGTGACGCGGTTCATCCGCCTGAGTGATCCAGCCATCGCGGTGCTGCCGCCGGCGGAGCTGTGGGAGTTTGTGCGGGCCTATATGGATGGGCCCTCCGAGAAGGTGCCGCCCATCGAGTACCGTATCCCCGAAGGCCAGGAGCACGGTATTCACGCGCGCATGGATCGCGACTTGAATCCAGGGATGGTTGACAAGGAACACCGGCTAAAACCGGGCATGTTCTACAAGGTGTATTTTGCGTCGGAGGCCATGGTTGGCTACTGGAGCGATCGCCTCATCCCGTGGATGGAGCGACGCGCTCCGCGCCCACCCATGCCCGCGGAACTGGCCGAGGCGATGCATTGGGAAGGCGAGAATCCCTACCGGATGAATCCGCCCAGCGACATCGAGCAGAAAGCTATCGACGGCCAACTCCCCCATATGAACCGTCGCTGGTTCATCGGCATGCTGCTGTCCACGCTGATGTGGGGTGGCACCTTCGTCGGGATGGTGGCCGTGGGTTGGTGGATGGCCTTTGATCCAAGCTTGGGGTAG
- a CDS encoding toxin VasX: MNPKGGAKSGQCPNCVKQNGLAILPLVSGLLPNYLLPTNPPGLRDPLPMREPLRSLSKELSAADLKHHWYYMRVLPAGYLYVLKPDKTWQSYLVDRSGLLREMPPLDLPSPADAVEPMDQPDACRRPEHNPVALEFIVLDPEKTPKVWMAFSRFRWPQGVLDDYRDDKDGCRSKRMTQVDLMAAARGQLGVGTAVPNGRAMTAWLSRHVADYTPQPTREFIDQHTLEPLRARSGAAVSPQHHALFPSASSLAEQMAQVSKNTPAKTGLFLVLDDVVGHAMQLNYLRNKTVAEAAALEGVGDKERSRKRLVAALIEGIRLNAERNPGPWYARHYGADRYLKHIDQKAWQEALREHVDLAAMEQRKKDISEDFCLVIRSLRWQQQQRTDFCDQPGSAASHEAMVAYCLCGSGQTLMEQEQLWTPVLNLPPEDPDNWLARAMGAMYVPYLKYLAQTPGDQDDAYNATKEAEGLVRTFLGKGVTQIQGIRVAIRARRAANANTATLIETSAGQLFRLRDKNPKAYRKLIRQVTLALITRDDIVPEPTLMRGTWQQITQKWGAAFLGDPRVQARAPVAATKGSTVGLSEIRKPALSGAVQGAVVLTPPGTREEATAVVAWVVKKMEGGGKLDYVQLERLKLTELHITAQAAARPTQANPILQNQLMRLGLRADVVLSAGALFFQVMQGVDMIKQFRKTNDPGTREYADLGIGLTYSVLGALGAYSGVTAAVKAFLGAEKVGVSVLIRRAAVLGAVAGVIDGAYAIFKGGRKYAAGDKDAGSWSMGAGALFVVAGVASYGLGATTAASVAGVEATGIAAMMGPVAWTLLLIAAASLGLYFAWQAFATDDENLLPVEYWLDNGVFGKGAYRRGKLVSKNPYLKNPKDTAVEPFASLEAEIEGLNKVVLVAQASFGELRGSYGGLGSYQIDLPRYAEGSRLEVQFHAYQKGQRLPIGELQCEDGREQPSRYELSRRLTGMQQKPKLLVDKALGTVRIEGFFSTMDSSGAAIHRAAEKVVEAISGTEVPDALYADSFGMTLKYWPNRKEMPNLVSEFAYPVPKT, encoded by the coding sequence ATGAATCCCAAGGGCGGTGCCAAATCAGGCCAGTGCCCCAATTGCGTGAAGCAGAACGGACTGGCCATTTTGCCACTCGTATCAGGGTTACTGCCGAACTATCTGCTGCCCACTAATCCGCCGGGCCTACGTGATCCGCTTCCAATGAGGGAACCCTTGCGTTCGTTGAGCAAGGAACTGAGCGCAGCCGACCTGAAGCATCACTGGTACTACATGCGCGTCTTGCCGGCTGGTTACTTGTACGTCCTCAAACCAGATAAAACATGGCAGTCCTATCTGGTGGACCGATCTGGCTTGTTGCGGGAGATGCCGCCACTGGACCTGCCGTCTCCGGCAGATGCGGTGGAACCGATGGACCAGCCCGATGCCTGCCGGCGTCCCGAGCACAATCCGGTGGCCTTGGAGTTCATTGTGCTCGACCCCGAGAAGACCCCAAAGGTGTGGATGGCCTTCAGTCGGTTTCGCTGGCCGCAAGGCGTGCTGGACGACTACCGCGACGATAAGGACGGCTGTCGCAGCAAGCGGATGACACAGGTGGACCTGATGGCAGCGGCGCGCGGTCAACTCGGCGTAGGCACGGCGGTCCCCAACGGCCGAGCTATGACGGCTTGGCTGAGTAGGCATGTGGCCGACTACACTCCTCAACCGACTCGCGAATTTATCGACCAGCACACGCTTGAGCCGCTGCGCGCGCGGAGCGGCGCAGCGGTGTCCCCGCAGCACCACGCCCTCTTTCCATCGGCGTCCAGCCTGGCCGAGCAGATGGCGCAAGTATCGAAGAACACCCCCGCGAAGACTGGCCTATTTCTGGTGCTCGACGACGTGGTGGGCCATGCCATGCAGTTGAACTACCTGCGCAACAAGACCGTTGCGGAGGCCGCTGCTCTGGAGGGCGTAGGCGACAAGGAGAGGTCTCGAAAGCGACTGGTCGCCGCGCTAATCGAAGGCATTCGGCTCAATGCCGAACGCAACCCCGGGCCTTGGTATGCAAGGCACTACGGAGCGGACCGCTACCTCAAGCACATCGATCAGAAAGCATGGCAGGAGGCGTTGCGGGAGCACGTCGATCTGGCTGCCATGGAACAGCGCAAAAAGGATATCAGCGAAGACTTTTGCTTAGTCATCCGGTCACTTCGCTGGCAGCAGCAGCAACGCACCGATTTTTGCGACCAGCCAGGCTCGGCAGCCTCGCACGAAGCCATGGTGGCGTACTGCCTGTGTGGTTCCGGGCAGACGCTCATGGAACAGGAACAACTGTGGACCCCGGTGCTGAACTTGCCGCCGGAAGACCCGGACAATTGGCTCGCACGCGCCATGGGGGCGATGTACGTGCCGTACCTGAAGTATCTGGCACAGACACCAGGCGACCAGGATGATGCCTACAACGCGACCAAGGAGGCGGAGGGGCTTGTCCGCACATTCCTTGGCAAGGGGGTAACGCAGATACAGGGCATCCGTGTGGCGATTCGCGCGCGCCGTGCCGCCAATGCCAATACGGCCACCCTGATCGAAACCAGCGCGGGCCAGCTATTTCGGCTACGTGACAAGAACCCCAAGGCGTACCGCAAACTGATCCGGCAGGTCACACTGGCGCTCATCACCCGCGATGACATCGTGCCCGAACCGACGCTGATGCGTGGCACCTGGCAGCAGATTACGCAGAAGTGGGGAGCCGCCTTCCTGGGCGACCCACGGGTGCAGGCGCGAGCGCCGGTGGCGGCGACCAAGGGCAGCACGGTGGGCTTGTCGGAAATCCGCAAGCCAGCGCTCTCCGGCGCGGTGCAAGGCGCGGTGGTGCTCACGCCGCCGGGCACGCGCGAGGAAGCCACAGCGGTAGTGGCCTGGGTGGTCAAGAAGATGGAAGGCGGCGGCAAGCTGGACTATGTGCAGCTGGAGCGCTTGAAACTGACTGAGTTGCACATCACCGCGCAGGCGGCGGCACGACCGACCCAAGCTAATCCGATATTGCAGAACCAATTGATGCGATTGGGGCTGCGGGCCGACGTGGTCCTCAGCGCGGGAGCGCTCTTCTTTCAAGTCATGCAGGGCGTGGACATGATCAAGCAATTCCGGAAGACAAATGATCCAGGCACGAGGGAATATGCGGACTTAGGCATCGGCTTGACATACTCAGTGCTTGGAGCCTTAGGTGCGTACTCGGGGGTCACTGCAGCAGTGAAAGCGTTTCTTGGGGCAGAGAAGGTAGGCGTGTCGGTTCTCATCCGGCGAGCGGCAGTGCTTGGTGCGGTGGCCGGTGTCATTGATGGGGCGTATGCGATTTTTAAAGGTGGACGGAAGTATGCCGCTGGCGACAAAGACGCCGGAAGCTGGTCGATGGGGGCAGGTGCGCTGTTTGTCGTTGCGGGTGTGGCCAGTTATGGCTTGGGGGCGACCACCGCGGCATCAGTTGCAGGAGTTGAAGCTACGGGTATTGCTGCAATGATGGGACCGGTAGCCTGGACGTTGCTTCTCATTGCTGCTGCCAGCTTGGGGCTTTACTTCGCCTGGCAGGCCTTTGCGACGGACGATGAGAACCTGCTGCCGGTGGAGTACTGGCTGGACAACGGCGTGTTTGGCAAAGGCGCTTACCGCAGAGGCAAGCTCGTATCGAAAAATCCCTACCTCAAGAATCCCAAGGATACAGCGGTGGAGCCCTTCGCCAGCCTGGAAGCGGAAATCGAGGGGCTGAACAAGGTCGTGCTGGTGGCACAGGCCAGTTTTGGCGAACTCCGGGGCTCTTATGGTGGGTTGGGCAGCTATCAGATCGACCTGCCACGCTATGCCGAAGGTTCGCGCCTGGAGGTGCAGTTCCATGCTTATCAGAAGGGCCAACGGCTGCCGATCGGTGAACTGCAGTGCGAGGATGGGCGCGAGCAACCGAGCCGCTATGAACTCTCTCGGCGTCTGACCGGCATGCAGCAAAAGCCTAAATTGCTGGTCGACAAGGCGCTGGGCACCGTACGCATCGAAGGATTCTTTTCCACGATGGACAGTAGTGGGGCGGCGATACACCGTGCCGCGGAGAAGGTGGTGGAGGCCATCAGCGGCACGGAGGTTCCCGATGCGCTGTACGCGGACAGCTTTGGCATGACCTTGAAGTACTGGCCGAATCGCAAGGAAATGCCGAACCTGGTTTCTGAGTTCGCCTACCCGGTACCGAAGACATGA
- a CDS encoding DUF4123 domain-containing protein, giving the protein MKLLRSELRNTPWAMAGNRIYIVVDPLLGDPFHDLPNWKVPLPIEHESLRGAHRPYLMQAGLHGDVFERSVDIAAQEAERSREDVPGARTVCGWLFTSASASKVAAHLASNALLRSAERARLLRYWDPRVMDLMRAMLSPHQAHALMGLESGWYWTGRDKTLHTLTSRDEGRGLHTALHLTDEQIALLEQAPHINRVLDILQDTGHDVGAVDPLHLARCICQGRQAWAFSDEHEHVIYALHCVLVHEQFDRLPDVRNAMTVEVSQGRSAITALDRFDDTYWQSMANSQSRMGQA; this is encoded by the coding sequence ATGAAATTGCTGCGCAGCGAACTACGAAACACACCCTGGGCAATGGCTGGAAATCGCATTTACATCGTGGTGGACCCTTTACTTGGCGACCCTTTCCACGATCTGCCAAATTGGAAAGTCCCGCTCCCCATCGAGCACGAAAGCCTCCGCGGCGCGCATCGTCCCTATTTGATGCAAGCCGGCTTGCATGGCGACGTCTTCGAACGATCCGTGGATATTGCGGCTCAAGAGGCGGAACGGTCGCGGGAGGATGTGCCCGGCGCGCGAACCGTTTGCGGCTGGCTGTTTACTTCAGCATCCGCCAGCAAGGTGGCTGCGCATCTGGCCAGCAACGCCTTGCTGAGATCCGCGGAACGCGCGCGCTTGTTACGGTATTGGGACCCGCGCGTTATGGACCTGATGCGCGCCATGCTCAGCCCACATCAAGCCCACGCGTTGATGGGTCTGGAAAGCGGCTGGTATTGGACGGGCCGCGACAAGACGCTCCACACCCTCACGTCTCGCGACGAGGGCAGAGGCTTACATACCGCACTTCACCTTACCGATGAACAGATCGCGCTGTTGGAGCAGGCACCGCATATCAACCGCGTATTGGACATCCTTCAGGACACCGGGCATGACGTGGGCGCAGTGGACCCGCTGCACCTAGCACGCTGCATCTGCCAAGGCCGCCAGGCGTGGGCATTCTCAGATGAGCATGAACACGTCATCTATGCGCTGCACTGCGTGCTGGTGCATGAGCAGTTTGACCGTCTCCCTGATGTGCGCAACGCCATGACAGTCGAAGTCAGTCAGGGCCGTTCAGCCATAACGGCCCTCGACCGGTTTGACGACACTTATTGGCAAAGCATGGCGAATTCTCAGTCAAGAATGGGGCAAGCATGA
- a CDS encoding type VI secretion system Vgr family protein, whose translation MFNPTDLHFDLVANDIPFDVVSFDLEEGLSESYRLGAELSSADPALDFGRILDQPATLTIWQGGVPVRHVHGVVTRFEQGATGFRRTRYRMVVEPALARLRLGSDWRIFQQQTVPEILATVLKEQGVVHYAPIVTAEHLPREYCVQAGDTQAYFLERIAREEGFYHAFTHEADRHTLVYGDRLAVFGRLSGPPVQYNPTPGGDQPEPALRRFSYAESVRTARQVQRDYTFTHPRYTQEHTPQAPGLEHQSKDYERMDYPGRYKRDAAGKPFSLNRLRGHRRDAKVATVEGDDARVVPGLSFQLEGHPRAEWNRGWRAVRIHHRGVQHTSQEEESAGAGQGTHYSYTAELIPDDIEWRAEPLPKPRIDGPQIATVVGPANEEVLTDAWGRVKVQFPWDRRGQQDEHSSCWIRVSQNWAGATWGHMAIPRIGQEVVVSYLDGDPDQPLVIGRTYRETNLPPYELPKHQTLATIRTKEFGAWRASELRFDDTSQQISAALMNDHGASALHLGYLTHPRPDGGQPRGEGFELRTDRRGAMRAAEGLLVTTEAQPEANAGQLSRAQIVAELEAALELAKKLGDYAGQHQGVQHDAKPQQTLSEAVRDLGHGANDEQDGSGGGKPVIAMSAPGGIAAATPASIGLAAGRHLDGVAQEHVQLTAGARATMNAGSDIGLFAHGGELRAIANQGPVVVQAQHNTIRLEAQQRVEISSGQSDVQISADKHITMISDSSAYLKMQGGNIELGMPGDFIVKAAAHQFVGPASEKVDERHFSGCQYLMQAAAQAGTAIV comes from the coding sequence ATGTTTAACCCAACCGACCTGCATTTTGATCTGGTCGCCAACGACATCCCGTTCGACGTGGTGTCGTTCGACCTGGAGGAAGGGTTGTCCGAGTCGTACCGCCTGGGTGCGGAGCTGTCGAGCGCCGACCCGGCGCTGGACTTCGGCCGCATCCTCGACCAGCCGGCCACGCTGACGATCTGGCAGGGCGGCGTACCGGTGCGGCACGTGCATGGGGTGGTCACGCGCTTCGAGCAGGGCGCCACGGGCTTCCGGCGCACGCGCTACCGCATGGTGGTGGAGCCGGCGCTGGCACGGCTGCGGCTGGGCTCGGACTGGCGGATCTTCCAGCAGCAGACGGTGCCGGAGATCCTGGCCACGGTGCTCAAGGAGCAGGGCGTCGTGCACTACGCGCCGATCGTCACGGCCGAGCACCTGCCGCGCGAGTACTGCGTGCAGGCAGGCGACACGCAGGCGTACTTCCTCGAGCGGATCGCGCGCGAGGAAGGCTTCTATCACGCGTTCACACACGAGGCGGACCGTCACACGCTGGTCTATGGCGATCGACTGGCGGTGTTCGGCCGGCTGTCGGGGCCGCCGGTGCAGTACAACCCGACACCGGGCGGGGACCAGCCGGAGCCGGCGCTGCGGCGTTTCAGCTACGCGGAGAGCGTGCGCACGGCGCGGCAGGTGCAGCGGGACTACACCTTCACGCATCCACGCTACACGCAAGAGCACACGCCACAAGCGCCGGGCCTGGAGCACCAGAGCAAGGACTATGAGCGCATGGACTACCCGGGGCGCTACAAGCGCGATGCCGCGGGCAAGCCATTCAGCCTGAACCGCTTGCGCGGGCATCGGCGCGACGCGAAGGTGGCGACGGTGGAGGGCGACGATGCCCGCGTGGTGCCAGGCCTGTCGTTCCAGCTCGAAGGCCACCCGCGCGCGGAATGGAACCGCGGCTGGCGGGCGGTGCGCATCCATCACCGCGGCGTGCAGCACACCAGCCAGGAAGAAGAGAGCGCGGGGGCCGGGCAGGGCACGCACTATAGCTATACGGCCGAGCTGATTCCCGACGATATCGAATGGCGCGCGGAGCCGCTTCCCAAGCCGCGCATCGACGGCCCGCAGATTGCGACGGTGGTGGGCCCGGCCAACGAGGAGGTGCTGACGGACGCGTGGGGTCGGGTGAAGGTGCAGTTTCCGTGGGACCGGCGCGGCCAGCAGGACGAGCATAGCTCGTGCTGGATTCGGGTGTCGCAGAACTGGGCGGGCGCCACGTGGGGGCATATGGCGATCCCGCGGATCGGCCAGGAAGTGGTCGTGAGCTACCTCGACGGGGACCCGGATCAACCGCTGGTGATCGGCAGGACGTACCGTGAGACGAACCTGCCGCCGTACGAACTGCCGAAGCACCAGACGCTGGCGACAATCCGGACCAAGGAGTTTGGGGCGTGGCGGGCGAGCGAACTGCGCTTCGACGACACCTCGCAGCAGATCAGCGCGGCGCTGATGAACGACCACGGCGCGAGCGCGCTGCACCTGGGGTATCTGACGCATCCGCGTCCGGACGGCGGGCAGCCGCGCGGCGAAGGCTTCGAGCTGCGCACGGACCGGCGCGGGGCGATGCGGGCGGCCGAAGGCTTGCTGGTCACCACCGAGGCGCAGCCGGAGGCGAACGCAGGCCAGTTGAGTCGCGCGCAGATCGTGGCCGAGCTGGAGGCGGCGCTGGAGCTGGCGAAGAAGCTGGGCGACTACGCGGGCCAGCACCAGGGTGTCCAACACGACGCGAAGCCGCAGCAAACGCTGAGCGAGGCGGTGCGCGACCTGGGTCACGGCGCGAACGACGAGCAGGACGGGAGCGGCGGCGGCAAGCCAGTGATTGCGATGAGCGCGCCGGGCGGGATCGCGGCGGCGACGCCGGCAAGCATCGGGCTGGCGGCGGGGCGGCACCTGGATGGTGTGGCGCAGGAGCACGTGCAACTGACGGCGGGCGCGCGCGCCACGATGAATGCGGGCAGCGATATTGGGTTGTTCGCGCACGGCGGCGAGCTGCGCGCCATAGCGAACCAGGGGCCGGTGGTGGTGCAGGCGCAGCACAACACGATACGCCTGGAAGCGCAGCAGCGCGTCGAAATCAGTTCGGGTCAATCCGACGTGCAGATCTCCGCCGACAAGCACATCACCATGATCAGCGACAGCAGCGCTTATCTCAAGATGCAGGGCGGCAATATCGAACTGGGGATGCCGGGAGACTTCATCGTCAAGGCGGCAGCCCACCAGTTCGTGGGGCCTGCGAGCGAGAAGGTGGATGAGCGCCATTTCTCTGGTTGCCAGTACCTGATGCAGGCTGCGGCACAAGCCGGCACGGCCATTGTGTAA
- a CDS encoding Hcp family type VI secretion system effector, with protein MPTPAYISIQGKTQGNITKGAFTSESVGNIYQEGHEDQILVQEIEHKVTTPTDPQSGQPSGQRVHKPFIFTCALNKAVPLLYQALATGEMLPEVKTDWYRTSTDGKQEHFFTTKLEDATVIDITTVLPHAQDASKAEYTQLVKVSLAYRKINWTHDVAGTEASDDWRKPVA; from the coding sequence ATGCCAACACCCGCCTACATCTCGATTCAAGGTAAAACCCAAGGCAATATCACCAAGGGTGCCTTTACCTCGGAATCAGTCGGCAACATCTACCAGGAAGGGCACGAAGACCAAATTCTCGTGCAAGAGATCGAGCACAAGGTCACCACGCCGACCGATCCGCAGAGCGGTCAGCCGTCGGGTCAGCGCGTGCACAAGCCGTTCATCTTCACCTGTGCGCTCAACAAGGCCGTGCCGCTGCTCTACCAGGCACTGGCTACCGGCGAGATGCTGCCGGAGGTGAAGACCGACTGGTATCGCACGTCGACGGACGGCAAGCAGGAACACTTCTTCACGACCAAGCTTGAGGACGCCACCGTCATCGACATCACGACGGTGCTGCCGCACGCGCAAGACGCCAGCAAGGCGGAATACACGCAACTGGTCAAGGTGTCGCTGGCCTACCGCAAGATCAACTGGACGCACGACGTGGCCGGCACGGAGGCCTCGGACGACTGGCGCAAGCCGGTGGCCTGA
- a CDS encoding 3-hydroxybutyryl-CoA dehydrogenase, translated as MAIETVGVVGAGTMGNGIAQTAAVAGLNVVMIDVSDAALEKGVATLKGSLERLVSKDKLDAATRDAALARITTSTDYAKLAAADIVIEAATENVELKGRILKQIESVARPEAIIATNTSSISITALAAPLADPARFVGMHFFNPVPLMPLVEIIRGLQTSDATASAVRELTERFDKSPIGVRNSPGFVVNRILVPMINEAFFVLAEGIASAEEIDAGMKLGANHPIGPLALADLVGLDVCLAVMDVFVKDFGDPKYRACPLLREMVTAGRLGRKTGRGVYDYSK; from the coding sequence ATGGCCATCGAAACTGTCGGCGTCGTGGGCGCCGGAACCATGGGCAACGGCATTGCGCAAACCGCCGCCGTTGCGGGTCTCAACGTCGTGATGATCGACGTCAGCGACGCGGCGCTCGAGAAGGGCGTCGCGACGCTGAAGGGCAGCCTCGAGCGGCTCGTGTCGAAGGACAAGCTCGACGCCGCCACGCGCGATGCCGCGCTGGCGCGCATCACGACGTCGACCGACTACGCGAAGCTCGCAGCGGCCGATATCGTGATCGAAGCCGCGACCGAGAACGTCGAGCTGAAGGGCCGCATCCTGAAGCAGATCGAGTCCGTCGCACGGCCCGAGGCGATCATCGCGACCAACACGTCGTCGATCTCGATCACCGCGCTTGCTGCGCCGCTCGCCGATCCGGCGCGCTTCGTCGGCATGCACTTCTTCAACCCGGTGCCGCTGATGCCGCTCGTCGAGATCATCCGCGGGCTGCAGACGAGCGACGCGACCGCGTCGGCGGTGCGCGAGCTGACCGAGCGTTTCGACAAGTCGCCGATCGGCGTGCGCAATTCGCCGGGCTTCGTCGTGAACCGGATTCTCGTGCCGATGATCAACGAGGCGTTCTTCGTGCTGGCGGAAGGCATCGCGTCGGCCGAGGAGATCGACGCGGGGATGAAGCTCGGCGCGAACCACCCGATCGGGCCGCTCGCGCTGGCCGACCTCGTCGGCCTCGACGTGTGTCTCGCGGTGATGGACGTGTTCGTGAAGGACTTCGGCGACCCGAAGTATCGTGCGTGCCCGCTGCTGCGCGAGATGGTGACGGCCGGCAGGCTTGGGCGGAAGACGGGGCGTGGGGTGTACGACTACAGCAAGTAA
- the bktB gene encoding beta-ketothiolase BktB: MSNAAKEVVVVSGVRTAIGDFGGSLKDFSPTDLGAKVVAEVLSRANVPGDAVGHVVFGHVVNTEPKDMYLARVAAINGGVAQHTPALTVNRLCGSGLQAIVSAAQTIMLGDADIAIGGGSESMSRAPYTVPAARFGQRMGDGKLVDMMLGALHDPFQTIHMGVTAENVAAKYGISRDAQDALALESHRRAARAIAEGRFKDQILPISIRTKKGEVAFDTDEHVRLEASADDFSKLKPVFQKENGTVTAGNASGINDAAAAVLMMSADAARAQGVKPLARLVAYAHAGVDPAYMGIGPVPATQKALERAGLKIGDLDVIEANEAFAAQACAVTQELGLDPAKVNPNGSGISLGHPIGATGALITVKALYELKRIGGRYALVTMCIGGGQGIAAIFENI, translated from the coding sequence ATGAGCAATGCAGCGAAAGAAGTCGTGGTGGTGAGCGGTGTCCGTACCGCGATCGGTGATTTCGGCGGCAGCCTGAAGGATTTCTCGCCGACCGACCTCGGTGCGAAGGTGGTCGCCGAAGTGCTGTCGCGGGCGAACGTGCCGGGCGACGCAGTCGGGCATGTCGTGTTCGGCCACGTCGTGAACACAGAGCCGAAGGACATGTATCTCGCGCGCGTCGCGGCGATCAACGGCGGCGTGGCGCAGCACACGCCCGCGCTGACCGTGAACCGCCTGTGCGGTTCGGGCCTGCAGGCGATCGTATCGGCCGCGCAGACGATCATGCTCGGCGACGCCGACATCGCGATCGGCGGCGGCTCGGAAAGCATGAGCCGCGCCCCGTACACCGTGCCGGCCGCGCGCTTCGGCCAGCGCATGGGTGACGGCAAGCTCGTCGACATGATGCTCGGCGCGCTGCACGACCCGTTCCAGACGATCCACATGGGCGTGACGGCAGAGAACGTCGCGGCGAAGTACGGCATCTCGCGCGACGCGCAGGATGCGCTGGCGCTCGAATCGCATCGTCGCGCGGCGCGCGCGATCGCGGAAGGGCGCTTCAAGGACCAGATCCTGCCGATCTCGATCCGCACGAAGAAGGGTGAAGTTGCGTTCGACACCGACGAGCACGTGCGCCTCGAAGCCAGCGCGGATGATTTCTCGAAGCTGAAGCCGGTGTTCCAGAAGGAGAACGGCACGGTGACGGCCGGCAATGCGTCGGGCATCAACGATGCGGCTGCCGCCGTGCTGATGATGAGCGCGGACGCCGCGCGCGCGCAGGGCGTGAAGCCGCTCGCCCGCCTCGTCGCGTATGCGCACGCGGGTGTCGATCCGGCGTACATGGGCATCGGCCCGGTGCCGGCCACGCAGAAGGCGCTCGAACGCGCGGGCCTGAAGATCGGCGATCTCGACGTGATCGAGGCGAACGAGGCGTTCGCGGCCCAGGCGTGCGCGGTCACGCAGGAGCTCGGCCTCGATCCGGCGAAGGTCAACCCGAACGGCTCGGGCATCTCGCTCGGTCACCCGATCGGTGCGACCGGTGCGCTGATCACGGTCAAGGCGCTGTACGAACTGAAGCGCATCGGCGGGCGTTACGCGCTCGTGACGATGTGTATCGGCGGCGGCCAGGGGATTGCTGCGATCTTCGAGAACATCTGA